A window from Scyliorhinus canicula unplaced genomic scaffold, sScyCan1.1, whole genome shotgun sequence encodes these proteins:
- the LOC119960321 gene encoding zinc finger protein 229-like, producing MICLCGRGFAPSDLTSHKCSHTEEKPWKCTDCGKGFTSPSKLETHRHSHTGERPFTCSKCGKGFNQSSHLLRHQRVHTGERPFTCSECGKGFSFSTHLLSHQRIHTDETPFHCPDCGMCYKRSGELLRHQRVHTDERPFRCSYCGIGFRQSSDLTVHQRSHTGERPFTCSECGKRFTRSSDLQRHQRIHTGERPFSCSKCEKRFLRSSDLEKHQQIHSAERTFSCSKCGEGFTQSSDLLSHQRIHTDERPFQCPDCGKSYKSSGELMHHQHVHTDERPFRCSHCGTGFRRSSHLTVHQRIHTGERPFTCSWCGKGFTQSFNLQKHQRIHTGERPFTCSQCGKQFTESSALQKHQRVHTGERPFTCSNCGKGFTTSSHLLRHQQCHK from the coding sequence atgaTTTgtttgtgtggacgaggatttgcTCCATCAgacctcacaagccacaaatgcagtcacaccgaggagaaaccgtggaaatgtacggactgtgggaaaggattcacttccccatccaagctggaaactcatcgacatagtcatactggggagagaccattcacctgctccaagtgtgggaagggattcaatcagtcgtcccacctgctgagacaccagcgagttcacactggggagagaccgttcacctgctcagagtgtgggaagggattttctttttcaacccacctgctgagtcaccagcgaattcacactgatgAGACACCATTTcattgtccagactgcgggatGTGCTATAAACGTTCTGGGGAACTGCTtcgtcatcaacgtgttcacactgatgagagaccgtttaggtgctcttACTGCGGGAttgggttcagacaatcatctgacctcactgtacatcagcgaagtcacactggggagaggccattcacctgctcagagtgtgggaagagattcactcgatcatctgacctgcagaggcaccagcgaattcacactggggagaggccattcagctgctccaaATGTGAGAAAAGATTCTTGCGATCATCTGACCTGGAGAAGCACCAACAAATTCACTCTGCGGAGAGAACATTcagctgctccaagtgtggggaaGGATTCACCCAGTCATCCGATCTGCTaagtcaccagcgaattcacactgatgaaagaccgtttcaatgtccagactgcgggaagagctataaaagttctggggaactgatgcaccatcaacatgttcacactgatgagagaccgtttaggtgctctcatTGTGGGACTGGTTTCAGGCGatcatctcacctcactgtacatcaacgaattcacactggggagaggccattcacctgctcctggtgtgggaagggattcactcagtccttcaacctgcagaagcaccagcgaattcacactggggagaggccattcacctgctcccagtgtgggaagcaattcactgagtcatccgccctgcagaagcaccagcgagttcacactggggagagaccgttcacctgctccaattgtgggaagggattcaccacttcatcccacctcctgagacaccaacagTGCCACAAATAA